A window of Auraticoccus monumenti contains these coding sequences:
- a CDS encoding peptidase, which produces MGGHRNAIEVAPLQSEGVLSGFLLSGRWPDDLVEWSKVLALTVRMAAVPGLLRTTTVFRVSEESLDDPAPRAVGLVLAEGTLVGPDALEPGSIHPPQPLALLVLHPPASTVSSVPDHEVASGCILLPGLPHLGLDHRASWVEADVDGTVTRLVNRGELDPWSDADTAALSVLLAA; this is translated from the coding sequence ATGGGTGGTCACCGCAACGCGATCGAGGTCGCGCCGCTGCAGTCCGAGGGCGTGCTCTCGGGGTTCCTGCTCAGCGGGAGGTGGCCCGACGACCTGGTGGAGTGGTCGAAGGTGCTGGCCCTGACCGTGCGGATGGCCGCCGTGCCGGGGCTGCTGCGCACCACCACCGTCTTCCGCGTGAGCGAGGAGTCCCTGGACGACCCCGCGCCGAGGGCGGTCGGGCTGGTCCTCGCCGAGGGGACGCTGGTCGGTCCCGACGCGCTGGAGCCCGGCTCCATCCACCCGCCGCAGCCGCTCGCGCTGCTGGTGCTGCACCCACCGGCGTCGACCGTCTCCAGCGTCCCCGACCACGAGGTGGCCTCCGGGTGCATCCTGCTGCCCGGTCTGCCCCACCTCGGTCTGGACCACCGCGCCAGCTGGGTCGAGGCCGACGTCGACGGCACGGTGACCCGGCTGGTCAACCGGGGCGAGCTCGACCCCTGGTCCGACGCGGACACCGCCGCGCTCTCGGTGCTGCTCGCGGCCTGA
- a CDS encoding NAD(P)H-binding protein: MHVAVTTPTGNVGSVAARLLVQAGLRPRLLLRDPGRLPEDLAARCDVVVLDLQDPDAVVRATAGLDALLWIQPDTGAEDPVEQHRVLARTAARAVGENGIAHLVLQSSVGAEARHGFGEIDGLGAAEDELSRATSGLTVLRCGYFFTNLLMDLPAIADGVLATTMPLDLPLAWVDPADVATVAVLRLLAPAPTQPVVQAVLGPHDLSHTQAAEVLTAALGRPVRAERVDEEDVAGQLRALGFAEPRVQAVVGMARGMASGFVPETPRDVTSTTSSTLRGWASAVLLPVLDPARG, from the coding sequence ATGCACGTCGCCGTCACCACACCCACCGGGAACGTCGGATCGGTCGCCGCCCGCCTGCTGGTGCAGGCGGGCCTGAGGCCGCGTCTGCTGCTGCGGGACCCCGGGCGCCTCCCCGAGGACCTGGCCGCCCGCTGCGACGTGGTGGTGCTGGACCTGCAGGACCCCGACGCGGTCGTCCGGGCCACGGCCGGTCTCGACGCCCTGCTGTGGATCCAGCCCGACACCGGCGCCGAGGACCCCGTCGAGCAGCACCGGGTGCTGGCGCGGACGGCGGCCCGCGCGGTCGGTGAGAACGGCATCGCCCACCTGGTGCTGCAGAGCAGCGTGGGCGCCGAGGCCCGACACGGCTTCGGCGAGATCGACGGGCTCGGTGCGGCCGAGGACGAGCTGTCACGGGCCACCTCGGGGCTCACCGTGCTGAGGTGCGGCTACTTCTTCACCAACCTGCTGATGGACCTGCCCGCGATCGCCGACGGGGTGCTGGCCACCACCATGCCGCTCGACCTGCCGCTGGCCTGGGTCGACCCGGCCGACGTGGCCACCGTGGCCGTGCTGCGGCTGCTGGCGCCGGCACCGACGCAGCCGGTCGTCCAGGCGGTGCTCGGCCCGCACGACCTGTCCCACACCCAGGCCGCGGAGGTGCTGACCGCTGCCCTGGGACGTCCGGTCCGGGCCGAGCGGGTCGACGAGGAGGACGTCGCCGGGCAGCTCCGCGCCCTCGGGTTCGCCGAGCCCCGGGTGCAGGCGGTCGTCGGGATGGCCCGGGGGATGGCCTCGGGGTTCGTGCCCGAGACCCCGCGCGACGTCACCAGCACCACGTCCAGCACCCTGCGGGGCTGGGCCTCGGCCGTGCTGCTCCCGGTCCTGGACCCCGCGCGGGGGTGA